The following are from one region of the Dermacentor albipictus isolate Rhodes 1998 colony chromosome 5, USDA_Dalb.pri_finalv2, whole genome shotgun sequence genome:
- the LOC135906418 gene encoding uncharacterized protein: protein MKILFLIGRKCIKEYFSFTQLVRSYPLWHAPLHQNIKKKKKMKGRKASVGYRAAVWEEKTASAQRITMHLCQRLCRSRKVLYVVFTLVFLWLSVKLELVLLKRVTKTRLFFHKGYVLDTPGCRLPDYDPFHWTVRARYRNQSGGEDLCDESGYLVTFPDRTTPVLNERVLVSRYNATVADVTCFYAEVLRNTSSPVPDNTTVVGPWRTVQFGRPLRGSEYILLRCDRTGAGTIFSRHSLLARKKRGPQGLDEGARRERLNVLVLGIDSVSRLATLRHMPLTRRYLARELNAFEFVGYSKVGLASFHNQLPLLTGLSSDVIDRLFGKMHYDVLPHLMSVYRKRGFRTLFLEESPDYGLFTFHTPFGFKKAPTDYYPRAIMKQFPRPTCSVMRYVQDLFSLDGQLLFAYVWLTDLMHDDFNGAGRLDLPLESLLRNLSSSGVLRRTALLVISDHGLRFGETRRTEIGRIEDYMPSFFLALPERFLRQHPEAAVHLQVNQRRLITAYDVHATLLTLAELPRFEPMVTDSGISLFRGISPQRTCAEAAVPADFCACVDSHSAPARPEDVSRLVAATVAYINGVVNSSFPGKCVEWRLSSVEEARLTTVNGTEGGQEVRFSVTFHTEPNAYFDVHGWIANATSAWDLHVDDLDRLDEYNYQAKCVPSQHTARKMCRCKDYNDDEPSSWWDFFF, encoded by the exons ATGAAAATTCTTTTTCTTATCGGCCGCAAGTGCATAAAAGAATATTTTTCTTTTACACAACTCGTTCGCAGCTACCCTCTGTGGCATGCGCCACTTCATCAGAAtatcaagaagaagaagaagatgaagggTAGGAAGGCGAGCGTCGGATACCGGGCAGCTGTCTGGGAAGAAAAAACAGCAAGCGCGCAACGAATTACAATGCATCTTTGCCAACGCTTGTGCCGATCGCGGAAGGTGCTTTACGTTGTTTTCACCCTCGTCTTCCTGTGGCTGAGCGTGAAGCTGGAGCTCGTCCTTCTCAAGCGCGTCACCAAGACAAGGCTGTTCTTCCACAAGGGCTACGTCTTGGACACTCCCGGATGCAGGTTGCCGGACTACGACCCATTCCACTGGACCGTTCGCGCGCGCTACCGGAACCAGTCCGGCGGAGAGGACCTGTGCGACGAGAGCGGATACCTCGTCACCTTCCCGGATCGCACGACGCCCGTGCTGAACGAACGGGTCCTGGTGAGCCGGTACAACGCCACGGTCGCCGACGTCACCTGCTTTTACGCCGAGGTACTCAGGAACACGAGCTCCCCGGTTCCGGACAACACGACGGTAGTTGGACCTTGGAGAACAGTCCAGTTCGGCAG GCCGCTGAGAGGAAGCGAGTACATTTTGCTGCGATGCGACCGGACCGGTGCGGGAACGATATTCAGCCGCCACTCGTTGCTGGCCCGGAAGAAGAGGGGCCCGCAGGGACTCGACGAGGGCGCTCGAAGGGAGAGGCTGAACGTGCTGGTGCTGGGCATCGACTCCGTGTCCCGTCTCGCCACGCTCAGGCACATGCCCCTCACGAGGCGCTACCTGGCGCGCGAGCTGAACGCGTTCGAGTTCGTCGGCTACAGCAAGGTCGGCTTGGCTTCGTTCCACAACCAGCTTCCTCTACTGACCGGCCTCTCGTCGGACGTCATCGACAGACTGTTCGGAAAGAT GCACTACGACGTTCTACCGCATCTGATGTCCGTGTACCGCAAAAGAGGATTCCGTACGCTGTTTCTGGAAGAATCTCCAGATTATGGCCTCTTCACGTTTCACACGCCGTTCGGATTCAAAAAGGCGCCCACAGACTACTACCCTAGGGCCATCATGAAGCAGTTCCCAAGACCAACGTGTTCTGTTATGAG GTACGTCCAAGACCTGTTCTCGCTGGACGGCCAGCTCCTGTTCGCCTACGTGTGGCTGACCGACTTAATGCACGACGACTTCAACGGCGCCGGCCGGCTGGACCTCCCGCTCGAGTCGCTGCTGAGAAACCTGTCATCGAGCGGAGTGCTGCGTCGTACCGCGCTGCTCGTGATCAGCGACCACGGGCTGCGCTTCGGCGAAACGCGGCGTACCGAGATCGGACGCATAGAGGACTACATGCCCTCGTTCTTTCTGGCGCTGCCGGAACGCTTCCTCCGGCAGCACCCAGAAGCCGCGGTCCACCTACAG GTAAACCAGCGGCGCCTGATCACAGCGTACGACGTGCACGCGACCCTGCTGACACTCGCAGAGCTTCCACGCTTCGAGCCGATGGTCACCGACAGCGGCATCAGCCTGTTCCGGGGGATCTCGCCCCAGAGGACGTGCGCCGAGGCGGCGGTGCCAGCGGACTTCTGCGCATGCGTCGATTCGCACAGCGCGCCCGCCCGGCCGGAAGACGTGAGCCGGTTGGTAGCGGCGACCGTGGCCTACATCAACGGCGTGGTTAACTCGTCCTTTCCCGGCAAATGCGTCGAATGGCGCCTGAGCAGCGTCGAAGAGGCCAGGCTCACGACGGTCAATGGCACGGAGGGCGGGCAAGAG GTGCGATTCAGTGTCACGTTCCACACCGAGCCGAACGCCTACTTCGACGTGCACGGTTGGATCGCGAATGCAACAAGCGCCTGGGATCTGCATGTCGATGACCTGGATAGGCTAGACGAGTATAACTACCAGGCCAAATGCGTTCCTTCCCAGCACACTGCACGCAAGATGTGTAGGTGCAAAGACTACAACGATGACGAGCCATCGTCTTGGTGGGACTTCTTTTTCTGA